One window of Mesorhizobium loti R88b genomic DNA carries:
- a CDS encoding glycoside hydrolase family 25 protein, whose product MRRLAALFMLTLLGACSTVDDLSLSPSASSSRTVAVRAPRFADSKPHEWDSGAPWNYAVHGTDVSKYQTSVDWPTARASGISFAFIKATEGGDRFDEYFNEHWARTKANGIPRAAYHFFYFCTPAAQQARWFIQNVPVDRSAMPPVLDMEWNPQSPTCRLRPDPATVRAEMTTFLEIVERHYGKKPIIYTSVDFFDDNELSTFRGYPYWLRSVAGHPREKYGSHPFTFWQYTGTGIVPGMTGKSDINVFNGSEAAWNKWLRQNTR is encoded by the coding sequence ATGCGCCGTCTTGCGGCTCTTTTCATGCTGACGCTGCTCGGCGCCTGCTCGACCGTGGATGATCTGTCACTGTCGCCATCCGCGTCCAGCAGTCGGACGGTGGCCGTGCGCGCGCCGCGCTTCGCCGATTCCAAGCCGCATGAATGGGACAGCGGCGCGCCGTGGAACTACGCCGTCCACGGCACCGACGTCTCCAAATACCAGACCTCGGTCGACTGGCCGACGGCCAGGGCGAGTGGCATTTCCTTCGCCTTCATCAAGGCGACCGAGGGCGGCGACCGCTTCGACGAGTATTTCAACGAGCACTGGGCGCGCACGAAAGCCAATGGCATTCCGCGCGCAGCCTATCATTTCTTCTATTTCTGCACGCCCGCCGCCCAGCAGGCGCGCTGGTTCATCCAGAACGTCCCGGTCGACCGCTCAGCGATGCCGCCAGTGCTCGACATGGAATGGAACCCGCAATCCCCGACCTGCAGGCTGCGCCCCGACCCTGCCACGGTGCGCGCGGAAATGACCACCTTCCTCGAAATCGTCGAGCGGCACTACGGCAAGAAGCCGATCATCTACACATCGGTCGATTTCTTCGACGACAACGAGCTGTCGACCTTCCGCGGCTATCCCTACTGGCTGCGCTCCGTCGCTGGGCACCCGCGAGAGAAGTATGGCAGCCACCCCTTCACCTTCTGGCAATACACCGGAACCGGCATTGTTCCCGGCATGACCGGCAAGTCCGACATCAATGTCTTCAACGGCAGCGAAGCTGCCTGGAACAAATGGCTGCGGCAGAACACCCGTTGA
- a CDS encoding serine hydrolase domain-containing protein, with translation MRIVVKIIKWLLGLIVLAVAALFAWLYIAPPELIRVGSGYSAKIVCSNVFIAGRDPNEVLAVDVQAPGHPLLRLMRVSVDKNRGTVSAGLLGFLGKSVAVAREGLGCASVPDGDVGKARRTTIPAEASVAAKGDLWPEGDRVDASQNPEITKVLGDAAMAGTGMRAIVVVKNGRVVAERYGDGFSAKTPLLGWSMTKTVNAAIIGTLVKDGKMAVDNKGLFAPWKADGRAAISLTDMMAMSSGLEFNEDYGDVADVTRMLYLEPDMAGFAESKPLAAEVGKVFSYSSGTAVMLSRLWQDAIGDKVKALTWPRSALFEPLGMHSAVLETDEQGTFVGGSYLYATAHDWARFGQFLLQGGVWNGNQVLPAGFVDWMREPAPASKVYGKGQLWIEGPGDEDSPGAGVAAGLPKDAYWMEGHDGQTVTIIPSEQLVIVRLGLTPAKFGYRPQAMVGALVKALH, from the coding sequence ATGCGGATCGTCGTCAAGATCATCAAATGGCTGCTTGGCTTGATCGTGCTGGCGGTCGCCGCTTTGTTTGCCTGGCTTTACATCGCGCCGCCCGAATTGATCCGTGTCGGCTCCGGCTATTCGGCCAAGATCGTCTGCTCGAACGTCTTCATCGCCGGGCGCGATCCCAACGAGGTGCTGGCCGTCGACGTTCAGGCGCCCGGCCACCCGCTGCTGCGGCTGATGCGCGTCTCGGTGGACAAGAACCGAGGCACTGTATCAGCGGGCCTGCTTGGCTTCCTCGGCAAGAGCGTTGCCGTCGCGCGCGAGGGGCTGGGCTGCGCCTCGGTTCCCGATGGCGATGTCGGCAAGGCGCGGCGCACGACCATCCCTGCCGAAGCGTCGGTAGCCGCCAAGGGCGATCTGTGGCCGGAGGGAGATCGGGTCGATGCCTCGCAGAATCCCGAAATCACCAAGGTCCTCGGCGATGCAGCGATGGCTGGCACCGGCATGCGCGCGATTGTGGTGGTCAAGAACGGCCGCGTCGTTGCGGAACGCTATGGCGACGGCTTTTCCGCCAAGACGCCGCTGCTCGGCTGGTCGATGACCAAGACGGTGAATGCCGCGATCATCGGCACGCTGGTCAAGGATGGCAAGATGGCGGTCGACAACAAGGGCCTGTTTGCGCCGTGGAAGGCCGATGGCCGCGCCGCGATCAGCCTTACCGACATGATGGCGATGTCGAGCGGGCTGGAGTTCAACGAGGATTATGGCGACGTCGCCGATGTTACGCGCATGCTCTATCTCGAACCCGACATGGCGGGCTTTGCCGAATCAAAGCCGCTGGCGGCCGAGGTCGGCAAGGTGTTTTCCTATTCGAGCGGCACGGCGGTGATGCTGTCGCGCCTCTGGCAGGATGCGATCGGCGACAAGGTCAAGGCGCTGACATGGCCGCGCAGCGCGCTGTTCGAGCCGCTCGGCATGCACAGCGCCGTGCTCGAGACCGACGAACAGGGCACCTTCGTCGGCGGATCCTATCTCTATGCGACGGCGCATGACTGGGCGCGCTTCGGTCAGTTCCTGCTACAAGGCGGTGTGTGGAACGGCAACCAGGTCCTGCCGGCCGGCTTCGTCGACTGGATGCGGGAGCCGGCGCCGGCCTCGAAAGTCTATGGCAAGGGCCAGTTGTGGATCGAAGGACCGGGCGACGAGGACAGCCCCGGCGCCGGTGTCGCGGCAGGCCTGCCCAAGGATGCCTACTGGATGGAAGGCCATGACGGGCAGACGGTCACCATCATTCCATCCGAGCAATTGGTGATCGTGCGGTTGGGTCTGACGCCGGCCAAGTTCGGCTATCGGCCGCAGGCGATGGTGGGAGCGTTGGTCAAGGCGCTACATTAG
- a CDS encoding HigA family addiction module antitoxin, giving the protein MLMTTRKPATVGEILTEEFMQPLGLTQAALAGAMGVQRKHVNELCNDRRNVTAATALILARVFGNSPDFWLNVQRRSDLWTVMNSPDERARVDRAKPLPTAA; this is encoded by the coding sequence ATGTTGATGACCACACGCAAACCAGCAACGGTTGGCGAAATTCTCACCGAGGAATTCATGCAGCCGCTTGGCTTGACGCAGGCGGCTTTGGCCGGGGCGATGGGCGTTCAGCGCAAGCATGTGAATGAATTGTGCAACGACCGCCGCAACGTGACAGCGGCAACCGCGCTCATTCTGGCACGGGTGTTTGGCAACAGCCCCGACTTCTGGCTGAACGTCCAACGCCGCAGCGATCTTTGGACGGTCATGAATTCGCCCGACGAACGGGCGCGTGTCGACCGCGCCAAGCCTTTACCGACAGCCGCGTAG
- a CDS encoding type II toxin-antitoxin system RelE/ParE family toxin has translation MIVDFRDGWLRAYFVDNTRSRNIPSDLESRLFRKLQMIDDAAIDQDLRAPPSNHFEKLRGNLEGFHSIRVNKQWRLVFRWDGGRGEASDIYLDDHSYK, from the coding sequence ATGATCGTCGACTTTAGAGACGGATGGCTGCGGGCCTACTTTGTAGACAATACCCGCTCCCGCAACATTCCGTCCGATCTCGAAAGCCGCTTGTTCCGAAAGCTCCAGATGATTGACGATGCGGCGATTGACCAAGATTTGCGTGCTCCGCCCAGCAATCATTTCGAGAAGTTGCGCGGCAATCTCGAAGGCTTCCATTCTATCCGCGTCAACAAACAATGGCGTCTGGTCTTCCGGTGGGACGGCGGTCGCGGTGAGGCGTCGGACATCTATCTCGACGACCACAGTTACAAGTGA
- a CDS encoding class I SAM-dependent methyltransferase, with translation MSTTELPASHAELMDGVYRWQRHIYDLTRKYYLLGRDRLIEGLEIPAGGTVLELGCGTGRNIILAARRYPDAHFFGLDISAEMLETAAKAIDREGLSDRVTLARGDATDFDAGALYGIERFDRVFVSYSLSMIPGWEKTVSAALAALSPSGSLHIVDFGQQEGLPNWFRTMLRGWLRKFHVTPRESLREVLESESRRTGATFRFRTLYRGYAWLAVIKI, from the coding sequence ATGAGCACGACGGAGCTGCCGGCCAGCCATGCCGAACTGATGGACGGCGTCTATCGCTGGCAGCGCCATATCTACGACCTGACCCGCAAATACTATCTGCTCGGCCGCGACCGGCTGATCGAGGGGCTGGAGATACCGGCCGGCGGCACCGTGCTGGAACTCGGCTGCGGCACCGGCCGCAACATCATTCTGGCAGCGCGTCGCTATCCGGATGCGCATTTCTTCGGCCTCGATATCTCGGCTGAAATGCTGGAAACGGCAGCCAAAGCAATCGACCGCGAAGGCCTGTCTGACCGAGTCACGCTGGCAAGGGGCGACGCCACCGATTTCGACGCCGGAGCACTTTACGGCATCGAACGCTTCGACCGCGTCTTCGTCTCCTATTCGCTGTCGATGATCCCCGGCTGGGAAAAGACCGTGTCGGCAGCATTGGCCGCACTGTCCCCCAGCGGCTCGCTGCACATCGTCGATTTCGGCCAGCAGGAAGGCCTGCCCAACTGGTTCCGGACGATGCTGCGCGGCTGGCTCAGAAAATTCCACGTCACACCGCGTGAATCCCTGCGCGAAGTGCTTGAATCGGAATCGCGGCGAACCGGCGCAACCTTCCGTTTCCGCACGCTTTATCGCGGCTATGCCTGGCTGGCGGTGATCAAGATCTAA
- a CDS encoding DUF3419 family protein, translating to MTLGYPLATKQMGNHFVMTDVSSDLVFRRGKEVGKAVYQNRALSKAGISERLFALLFSGLVYPQIWEDPDVDMEAMQLGQGHRVVTIASGGCNILAYLTRSPAQIDAVDLNAAHIALNRMKLEAVRRLPSQGDLFRFFGAADTSHNSEAYDRFIAPHLDPVSRHYWEHRSWRGRRRIGVFDRNFYQTGLLGLFIAMGHRSAKFFGVNPARMMEAKNIGEQRRFFNEELAPVFDKKLLKWATSRKASLFGLGIPPAQYDSLITSGDGTMASVLKARLEKLACDFPLENNYFAWQAFARRYPEPGEAALPAYLEKQNYDTIRGNIDRVAIHHANLIEFLAGKDAGAVDRFILLDAQDWMTDEQLNALWSEITRTASAGARVIFRTAAEPSLLPGRVSTSLLDQWDYQNEASREFSARDRSAIYGGFHLYVKRAA from the coding sequence ATGACCCTGGGGTACCCGCTTGCGACAAAGCAAATGGGGAATCACTTTGTCATGACGGACGTCTCCTCGGATCTGGTTTTTCGCCGCGGCAAGGAAGTTGGAAAAGCGGTCTACCAGAACCGCGCACTTTCGAAAGCCGGCATCTCCGAGCGGCTGTTCGCTCTCCTGTTTTCTGGGCTCGTCTACCCACAGATCTGGGAAGACCCCGATGTCGACATGGAGGCCATGCAGCTTGGCCAGGGTCACCGCGTCGTCACCATCGCTTCGGGCGGCTGCAACATCCTGGCCTACCTCACTCGCTCGCCGGCACAGATCGACGCCGTCGACCTCAACGCCGCCCACATCGCCCTGAACCGCATGAAGCTGGAGGCGGTGCGACGCCTGCCCTCGCAGGGCGACCTGTTCCGCTTCTTCGGCGCCGCCGACACCAGCCACAATTCGGAAGCCTACGACCGTTTCATAGCGCCGCATCTCGATCCCGTCAGCCGCCATTACTGGGAACACCGCAGCTGGCGGGGCCGCCGGCGCATCGGTGTTTTCGACCGCAATTTCTACCAGACCGGCCTGCTCGGCCTGTTCATCGCCATGGGTCACCGCTCAGCGAAGTTCTTCGGCGTCAACCCGGCCCGCATGATGGAAGCCAAAAACATCGGCGAACAGCGCCGCTTCTTCAACGAGGAGCTGGCGCCGGTTTTCGACAAGAAGCTGCTGAAATGGGCAACGTCGCGCAAGGCTTCGCTGTTCGGCCTCGGCATTCCGCCGGCGCAGTATGATTCGCTGATCACATCAGGCGATGGCACCATGGCCAGCGTGCTGAAGGCCCGGCTGGAAAAGCTCGCCTGCGATTTTCCCCTAGAGAACAATTATTTCGCCTGGCAGGCTTTTGCCCGGCGCTACCCCGAGCCGGGCGAGGCCGCCCTGCCCGCCTATCTGGAAAAGCAGAACTACGACACCATCCGCGGCAATATCGACCGCGTCGCCATCCACCATGCCAATCTGATCGAGTTCCTCGCCGGCAAGGATGCGGGCGCTGTTGACCGCTTCATCCTGCTCGATGCGCAGGACTGGATGACCGATGAGCAGCTCAATGCGCTGTGGTCGGAAATCACCCGCACCGCTTCGGCCGGCGCCCGCGTCATCTTCCGCACCGCCGCCGAACCCAGCCTGCTGCCGGGCCGCGTCTCGACCTCGCTGCTCGACCAGTGGGACTATCAGAACGAGGCGTCGCGCGAGTTCTCGGCCCGTGACCGCTCGGCCATCTATGGCGGGTTCCACCTCTATGTGAAGCGCGCGGCATGA
- a CDS encoding hydantoinase B/oxoprolinase family protein, whose product MASKWDFWIDRGGTFTDVIGRDPQGGLHPRKLLSENPEAYADAAIQGIRDLLGLEPGAAIPSGQIGDIKMGTTVATNALLERKGDRVLLLITKGFRDALRIAYQARPDIFAKEIILPEQLYERVIEINERVLADGCVERLLDIAACRPAIEQAKADGIDAVAIVFMHAWKYPDHEKAVAKVCRKIGFAQVSVSHEVSPLIKLVGRGDTTVVDAYLSPILSRYVQRVAGELGAAPISPPVGEIGQFPHLMFMMSSGGLTAADMFQGKDALLSGPAGGVVGMVETAKLAGFDKVIGFDMGGTSTDVAHYDGEYERAFDTEVAGVRVRAPMMRIHTVAAGGGSILHYEAGRFRAGPDSAGANPGPAAYRRGGPLAVTDANVMLGKLQPDFFPAIFGRGQDQPLDVETVRAKFAALAAEIGDGRSPEAVAEGFITIAVENMANAIKKISVQRGYDVTEYLLNCFGGAGGQHACLVADALGMEAVLIHPFSGLLSAYGIGLASVFASRQQALLKPLAEESRTEIGNLIATLKKAVIAELAAQGIAEDRVATKPVLHIRYDGTDTTLPVNFESDSIFQARRAFEIAHKAQFGFVYDAKPMIVETVGVEGIEIGESSAEAYAPAGPARVEAGASGTRRIYTEGGWHEASIHRRENLRPSNLVAGPALIIEPNQTIVVEPGWQAEITNLDHVVIRRTQRKARAAALGTSADPVMLEVFNNLFMSIAEQMGVTLQNTAYSVNIKERLDFSCAVFDHTGALVANAPHMPVHLGSMDRSVETVIRLNSGDIHPGDVFALNAPYNGGTHLPDITVVTPVFDDAQENILFWAASRGHHADIGGTAPGSMTPLATTVDEEGVLFDNFRIVDRGKFREAELHTLLTDHRYPARNPHQNIADLKAQIAANEKGVAELRKMVAHFGLGVVEAYMGHVQDNAAESVRRVLERLPDSSHYEYPTDTGQVIKVKITVDRQKREATVDFTGTSPVMKNNFNAPEPVARAAVLYAFRVMVEDMIPMNAGCLRPINIIIPDGCMLKPAYPAAVVAGNVETSQHVTNALFGAMGAMANAQGTMNNLTFGNKQYQYYETICSGSPAGQMNSGRGFAGTSGVHTHMTNSRLTDPEVLELRFPVVLEDFHIREGSGGKGKWKAGDGTKRTIRFLEKMECAILSSHRNRPPQGLDDGADGEVGSTKVRRKDGTIDVLKACDQTVLEAGEAVILTTPTSGGFGKLL is encoded by the coding sequence ATGGCGTCGAAATGGGATTTCTGGATCGATCGCGGCGGCACCTTCACCGATGTCATCGGCCGTGACCCGCAAGGCGGGCTGCATCCGCGCAAGCTGCTGTCGGAAAACCCCGAGGCCTATGCCGACGCCGCCATCCAGGGCATACGCGACCTGCTCGGCCTTGAACCGGGCGCCGCGATACCGTCCGGCCAGATCGGCGACATCAAGATGGGCACCACAGTTGCCACCAACGCGCTTCTGGAGCGCAAGGGCGACCGCGTGCTGCTGCTCATCACCAAGGGATTTCGCGATGCGCTGAGGATCGCCTATCAGGCGCGGCCGGACATTTTCGCCAAGGAGATCATCCTTCCCGAACAGCTCTATGAGCGCGTCATCGAGATCAACGAGCGCGTGCTTGCCGATGGCTGCGTCGAGCGACTGCTCGACATCGCCGCTTGCCGGCCGGCCATCGAACAGGCGAAGGCAGACGGCATCGACGCCGTGGCCATCGTCTTCATGCATGCCTGGAAATATCCCGATCACGAGAAGGCGGTGGCAAAGGTCTGCCGCAAGATTGGCTTCGCCCAAGTTTCGGTCAGCCACGAGGTCTCGCCGCTGATCAAACTGGTCGGCCGCGGCGACACCACCGTGGTCGACGCGTATCTGTCGCCGATCCTGTCGCGGTATGTGCAGAGGGTGGCGGGCGAGCTAGGCGCGGCCCCGATCTCCCCACCTGTGGGGGAGATCGGCCAATTTCCTCACCTCATGTTCATGATGTCCTCCGGCGGCCTCACCGCAGCCGACATGTTCCAGGGCAAGGACGCGCTGCTGTCTGGCCCCGCCGGCGGTGTCGTCGGCATGGTCGAGACGGCGAAGCTCGCCGGTTTCGACAAGGTCATCGGCTTCGACATGGGCGGCACCTCCACCGATGTCGCCCACTATGATGGCGAGTATGAGCGCGCCTTCGATACCGAAGTCGCCGGCGTACGCGTCCGCGCCCCGATGATGCGCATCCACACGGTCGCCGCCGGCGGCGGTTCGATCCTGCACTACGAGGCAGGCCGTTTTCGCGCCGGACCGGACTCCGCCGGCGCCAATCCTGGCCCCGCAGCCTACCGGCGCGGCGGGCCGCTCGCCGTCACCGACGCCAACGTCATGCTCGGCAAGTTGCAGCCCGATTTCTTCCCGGCGATCTTCGGCCGCGGCCAGGACCAGCCGCTCGACGTCGAGACCGTGCGCGCAAAATTCGCGGCACTGGCCGCCGAGATCGGCGACGGCCGCTCGCCGGAAGCGGTTGCGGAAGGTTTTATCACCATCGCCGTCGAGAACATGGCCAATGCCATCAAGAAGATTTCGGTGCAGCGCGGCTACGACGTCACCGAATACCTGCTCAACTGCTTCGGGGGCGCCGGCGGCCAGCACGCGTGCCTGGTCGCCGATGCGCTTGGCATGGAGGCGGTGCTGATCCACCCCTTCTCCGGACTGCTTTCCGCCTATGGCATCGGCCTGGCGTCGGTGTTCGCCTCGCGCCAGCAGGCGCTGCTCAAGCCCCTTGCCGAGGAATCCAGAACGGAGATCGGCAACCTCATCGCCACCTTGAAAAAAGCAGTCATCGCGGAGCTGGCGGCGCAAGGCATCGCCGAGGATAGGGTTGCCACCAAGCCGGTGTTGCACATCCGCTATGACGGCACCGACACGACACTGCCGGTGAATTTCGAAAGTGACTCGATTTTCCAGGCCAGGCGGGCTTTCGAAATTGCCCACAAGGCGCAATTCGGCTTCGTCTATGACGCCAAGCCGATGATCGTCGAGACGGTCGGCGTCGAGGGCATCGAAATCGGCGAGAGCAGCGCCGAGGCCTATGCGCCCGCCGGACCTGCAAGGGTTGAAGCTGGTGCTTCTGGAACGCGGCGCATCTACACCGAAGGCGGGTGGCATGAAGCTAGCATCCATCGTCGCGAAAACCTGCGCCCGTCCAATCTGGTCGCAGGCCCTGCGCTGATCATCGAACCGAACCAGACCATCGTCGTCGAGCCGGGCTGGCAGGCCGAAATCACCAATCTCGATCACGTCGTGATCCGTCGCACACAAAGGAAAGCGCGCGCTGCTGCCCTCGGCACATCAGCCGACCCGGTTATGCTGGAGGTCTTCAACAACCTCTTCATGTCGATCGCCGAGCAGATGGGCGTGACGCTGCAGAACACCGCCTACTCCGTCAACATCAAGGAAAGGCTGGATTTTTCCTGCGCCGTCTTCGACCACACAGGCGCCCTGGTCGCCAACGCGCCGCACATGCCGGTGCATCTGGGATCCATGGACCGCTCGGTCGAAACCGTCATCCGGCTGAACTCCGGCGACATCCACCCCGGCGACGTCTTTGCCTTGAACGCGCCCTATAATGGCGGCACGCATCTGCCAGATATCACCGTGGTGACGCCCGTCTTCGACGATGCCCAGGAGAACATCCTGTTCTGGGCGGCCTCGCGCGGCCATCACGCCGATATAGGCGGCACCGCCCCCGGCTCGATGACGCCGCTTGCCACCACCGTGGACGAGGAAGGTGTGCTGTTCGACAATTTCCGCATCGTCGATCGTGGGAAATTCCGCGAGGCCGAGCTGCACACGCTGCTCACCGACCACCGCTACCCGGCCCGCAACCCACACCAGAACATCGCCGACCTCAAGGCGCAGATCGCCGCCAACGAGAAAGGCGTCGCCGAGCTGCGCAAGATGGTCGCGCATTTCGGTCTCGGTGTCGTCGAGGCCTATATGGGCCATGTCCAGGACAATGCCGCCGAAAGCGTGCGCCGCGTGCTGGAACGGCTGCCGGATAGCTCGCATTACGAATACCCGACCGATACCGGCCAGGTCATCAAGGTGAAGATCACGGTCGACCGGCAAAAGCGCGAGGCAACGGTCGACTTCACCGGCACCTCGCCTGTCATGAAGAACAATTTCAATGCGCCGGAGCCGGTCGCCCGCGCAGCCGTGCTTTATGCCTTCCGCGTCATGGTCGAGGACATGATCCCGATGAATGCCGGATGCCTGCGGCCGATCAACATCATCATTCCCGATGGCTGCATGCTGAAGCCCGCCTACCCCGCCGCCGTCGTCGCCGGCAATGTCGAGACCTCGCAGCATGTCACCAATGCGCTGTTCGGCGCCATGGGCGCCATGGCCAATGCGCAGGGCACGATGAACAACCTCACCTTCGGCAACAAGCAGTACCAGTATTACGAAACCATCTGCTCCGGCTCGCCGGCCGGCCAGATGAACTCCGGCCGCGGCTTTGCCGGCACATCAGGCGTCCACACCCACATGACCAACTCGCGCCTGACCGATCCGGAAGTGCTGGAACTGCGCTTTCCCGTGGTGCTGGAGGATTTCCACATTCGCGAGGGATCCGGCGGCAAGGGCAAATGGAAAGCCGGCGACGGCACCAAGCGCACCATCCGCTTCCTCGAGAAGATGGAATGCGCGATCCTGTCTTCGCACCGCAACCGCCCGCCGCAGGGTCTGGACGATGGTGCCGATGGCGAGGTCGGATCGACCAAGGTCCGCCGCAAGGATGGCACGATCGATGTGCTGAAGGCCTGCGACCAGACCGTGCTTGAAGCTGGCGAAGCGGTCATCCTGACGACGCCGACGTCGGGCGGGTTTGGCAAGCTGTTGTAA
- a CDS encoding J domain-containing protein — protein MSIWDRLGEFITRVSSSATSGVADVVEAVRTVFSGDADLRRRVAFSVAMIALSAKMAKADGIVTQDEVRAFQEIFEVPPKETRNVARLFELAQQDVAGFEIYAERMAQMCGSGHSNCVMLEDILDGLFHIAKADGVVHEGEGIFLHRIAEIFRIDEAHYEAIMARHVNLGAGDPYVVLGIERGKPFEEVKKRYRKLVSDNHPDRLIGRGLPQEFIKIATTRVAAINAAYEMIERGLRHA, from the coding sequence ATGTCGATTTGGGACCGCCTCGGCGAGTTTATCACACGGGTATCGTCTTCAGCGACGTCGGGCGTTGCCGACGTTGTCGAGGCCGTGCGCACGGTTTTCTCCGGCGATGCCGATCTGCGCCGCCGCGTCGCCTTCTCGGTGGCGATGATCGCGCTTTCGGCCAAGATGGCCAAGGCCGACGGCATCGTCACCCAGGACGAGGTGCGTGCCTTCCAGGAAATATTCGAGGTGCCGCCGAAGGAGACGCGCAATGTGGCGCGGTTGTTCGAACTTGCCCAGCAAGACGTGGCCGGCTTCGAGATCTATGCCGAGCGTATGGCGCAGATGTGCGGCTCTGGCCATTCGAATTGCGTGATGCTGGAAGACATACTGGACGGCCTGTTCCACATCGCCAAGGCCGACGGCGTGGTGCATGAGGGCGAAGGCATCTTCCTGCACCGTATTGCCGAAATCTTCCGCATCGATGAGGCGCATTACGAAGCCATCATGGCGCGGCACGTCAATCTTGGCGCTGGCGATCCCTATGTCGTACTCGGCATCGAGCGCGGCAAGCCGTTTGAAGAGGTCAAGAAGCGGTATCGCAAGCTGGTGTCGGACAACCATCCGGACCGGCTGATCGGACGCGGTCTGCCGCAGGAATTCATCAAGATCGCAACCACCAGGGTCGCGGCGATCAACGCGGCCTACGAGATGATCGAGCGGGGCCTGCGGCACGCATGA
- a CDS encoding peptidoglycan recognition protein family protein yields MSGFLPDEPSAEVRVSPNFGPRRDTLKADIIVLHYTGMATGAGAEAWLCDPASEVSSHYLVHENGHIVQMVRESDRAWHAGKSSWFGRTDINSCSVGIEIANPGHSLGYPGFPGRQIEAVIGLCKGIAARHAIPAKRVLAHSDVAPGRKIDPGEKFPWAVLSGAGVGHFVPASPVRRGAALKPGDSGADVEALQSMLALYGYGVEISGIFDHQTRIVVEAFQRHFRPRLVDGVADGSTMRTLQRLLASARD; encoded by the coding sequence ATGAGCGGCTTCCTGCCCGACGAGCCGAGCGCCGAGGTCAGGGTATCGCCGAATTTCGGGCCAAGGCGTGACACGCTGAAGGCCGATATAATCGTGTTGCATTATACCGGCATGGCGACGGGTGCCGGGGCGGAAGCGTGGCTGTGCGATCCGGCGAGCGAGGTCTCGTCGCACTATCTCGTCCATGAGAATGGCCACATCGTGCAGATGGTCAGGGAAAGCGACCGCGCGTGGCACGCCGGCAAGAGTTCCTGGTTCGGACGCACCGACATCAACTCCTGCTCGGTCGGCATCGAAATCGCCAATCCGGGACATTCGCTGGGTTACCCAGGATTTCCCGGACGCCAGATCGAGGCGGTGATCGGCCTGTGCAAGGGGATTGCCGCGCGGCATGCAATTCCTGCCAAACGGGTGCTGGCGCATTCCGACGTGGCGCCGGGGCGAAAGATCGATCCGGGCGAGAAGTTCCCGTGGGCAGTGCTGTCTGGCGCCGGTGTCGGCCATTTCGTGCCGGCCTCACCGGTGAGGCGCGGAGCCGCGCTGAAGCCCGGTGACAGCGGGGCCGATGTCGAGGCGCTGCAGTCGATGCTGGCGCTCTACGGCTATGGTGTCGAGATATCGGGCATTTTCGACCATCAGACACGGATTGTCGTCGAGGCCTTCCAACGGCATTTCCGGCCTCGCCTTGTGGATGGCGTGGCCGACGGGTCGACGATGCGCACGCTGCAAAGACTGCTTGCTTCGGCCAGGGATTGA
- a CDS encoding lytic transglycosylase domain-containing protein — MQKLTVLTAALAAGVMTFAFSAADAAPVSPRADQGLVAATAKGKAIPAKSSRSAKATKQASAKVEKVSWTKAKKSARQTKRGRKTVDMTTTASIGLRNVATSTAAVASSGQYSAIVARYAASYGVPVSLAHAVITIESNYRPNMVGSAGEIGLMQIKPATARMMGYNGSAKGLFDPDTNIKYGMKYLALAQNLGGGTTCGTILKYNAGHAATRMNPISAAYCSKVKVQMAAL, encoded by the coding sequence ATGCAGAAATTGACCGTTTTAACGGCAGCTCTTGCTGCCGGCGTAATGACTTTTGCCTTCAGTGCGGCTGACGCCGCGCCGGTAAGCCCACGGGCCGATCAGGGGCTCGTCGCGGCGACCGCCAAGGGCAAGGCCATTCCGGCCAAAAGCAGCAGGAGTGCAAAGGCGACGAAGCAGGCTTCCGCCAAGGTGGAAAAGGTAAGCTGGACCAAGGCGAAGAAATCCGCGAGGCAGACGAAGCGCGGCCGCAAAACCGTCGACATGACGACAACGGCATCGATCGGCCTCAGGAATGTCGCAACGTCGACGGCGGCGGTGGCCAGCAGCGGCCAGTATTCCGCGATCGTCGCCCGCTATGCGGCAAGCTACGGCGTTCCGGTCTCGCTGGCTCATGCCGTCATCACCATTGAGAGCAACTATCGGCCGAACATGGTCGGCAGCGCCGGTGAAATCGGCCTGATGCAGATCAAGCCGGCGACGGCGCGGATGATGGGGTATAACGGGTCAGCCAAGGGGCTGTTCGATCCCGACACCAACATCAAATACGGCATGAAGTATCTCGCTTTGGCGCAGAACCTTGGTGGTGGCACGACCTGTGGCACGATCCTGAAATACAATGCCGGCCATGCCGCGACGCGGATGAACCCGATCTCGGCCGCCTATTGCAGCAAGGTCAAGGTTCAGATGGCGGCGCTCTGA